In Bacteroidota bacterium, a single window of DNA contains:
- a CDS encoding RNA 2'-phosphotransferase, which translates to MPPDTVQLSKFLSFVLRHKPDAIGLTLDTQGWASIDELLTKSDAAGIRFNREDLLQIVETSDKKRFSLSQDGLHIRAAQGHSVTVALGLSPQEPPSILYHGTATRFVDSILSEGLKPQARQQVHLSADEATAYRVGQRHGKPVILKVDALRMHTKGFKFFLADNGVWLTDQVPPEFLHITALNQESFNSQTR; encoded by the coding sequence ATGCCGCCTGATACTGTGCAACTCAGCAAATTCTTGAGTTTCGTCCTTCGTCACAAACCTGATGCAATCGGTTTAACATTAGATACCCAAGGCTGGGCCTCCATCGACGAATTACTCACCAAGAGCGATGCAGCCGGAATCCGGTTCAACCGGGAAGACCTGCTGCAGATCGTTGAAACCAGCGACAAGAAGCGGTTTTCTCTATCGCAGGATGGACTGCACATCCGTGCCGCCCAAGGACATTCCGTGACCGTTGCACTCGGACTGTCACCCCAGGAACCGCCGAGCATCCTGTACCATGGGACGGCGACGCGATTCGTGGATTCGATCCTGTCGGAAGGGCTCAAGCCGCAAGCACGCCAGCAAGTGCACTTGTCGGCCGATGAAGCAACCGCATATCGCGTCGGCCAGCGTCACGGCAAACCGGTCATCCTCAAGGTTGACGCTTTGCGCATGCACACGAAGGGCTTCAAGTTTTTCCTGGCAGACAACGGCGTTTGGCTGACAGATCAGGTGCCGCCCGAGTTTTTGCACATTACCGCCCTGAATCAGGAATCATTCAACAGTCAAACTCGATAA